A DNA window from Streptomyces parvus contains the following coding sequences:
- a CDS encoding ROK family transcriptional regulator produces the protein MTARPANAHQARLLRLLRDGGPNSRAQLGDQVDLSRSKLAVEVDRLLETGLVVADGLAASRGGRRSHNIRLAPELRFLGVDIGATSVDVAVTNAELEVLGHLNHPMDVREGPVAVFEQVLSLAAKLRASGLAEGFDGAGIGVPGPVRFPEGVPVAPPIMPGWDGFPVREALSQELGCPVMVDNDVNLMAMGEQHAGVARSVGDFLCVKIGTGIGCGIVVGGEVYRGTTGSAGDIGHIQVDPDGRPCACGNKGCLEAHFSGAALARDAEDAARGGRSPELAVRLDASGRLTAADVAAAAAAGDAAALDLIREGGNRLGQVIASLVSFFNPGLVVIGGGVTGLGHNLLASVRTQVYKQSLPLATGNLPIVLGELGPTAGVIGAARLISDHLFSPA, from the coding sequence ATGACGGCACGACCCGCGAACGCGCATCAGGCGCGGCTGCTCCGGCTGTTGCGCGACGGGGGGCCCAACTCCCGTGCGCAGCTGGGCGATCAGGTCGATCTGTCGCGCTCGAAGCTCGCCGTCGAGGTGGACCGGCTCCTGGAGACCGGTCTGGTGGTGGCCGACGGACTGGCCGCGTCGCGCGGCGGGCGCCGCTCGCACAACATCCGACTCGCCCCCGAACTGCGCTTCCTCGGCGTCGACATCGGCGCCACCTCGGTCGATGTGGCCGTCACCAACGCGGAGCTGGAGGTACTGGGACACCTCAACCACCCGATGGACGTGCGCGAAGGACCCGTCGCCGTCTTCGAGCAGGTCCTGTCACTCGCCGCCAAACTGCGGGCCTCCGGGCTCGCCGAAGGCTTCGACGGCGCCGGCATCGGGGTCCCCGGCCCCGTGCGCTTTCCCGAGGGCGTGCCGGTCGCGCCGCCGATCATGCCCGGCTGGGACGGGTTCCCGGTCCGCGAGGCGCTCAGCCAGGAGCTGGGCTGCCCCGTCATGGTCGACAACGACGTGAACCTCATGGCGATGGGGGAACAGCACGCGGGCGTGGCCCGCTCCGTGGGCGACTTCCTGTGCGTCAAGATCGGTACGGGTATCGGCTGCGGCATCGTCGTCGGCGGCGAGGTCTACCGCGGTACGACCGGCAGCGCCGGGGACATCGGGCACATCCAGGTCGACCCCGACGGCCGGCCCTGCGCCTGCGGCAACAAGGGCTGCCTGGAAGCCCACTTCAGCGGCGCGGCGCTCGCCCGCGACGCGGAGGACGCCGCCAGGGGGGGCCGCTCGCCCGAACTCGCCGTCCGGCTGGACGCGTCGGGCCGCCTCACCGCGGCCGACGTGGCGGCCGCTGCCGCCGCCGGGGACGCCGCGGCGCTCGACCTCATCCGCGAAGGCGGCAACCGGCTCGGCCAGGTGATCGCGAGCCTGGTCAGCTTCTTCAATCCCGGTCTGGTGGTGATCGGCGGCGGGGTCACCGGCCTCGGTCACAACCTCCTCGCCAGTGTCCGTACGCAGGTCTACAAGCAGTCCCTGCCCCTGGCCACCGGCAATCTCCCCATCGTCCTGGGCGAGTTGGGGCCCACCGCCGGAGTGATCGGCGCGGCCCGGCTCATCAGCGACCACCTCTTCTCCCCGGCCTGA
- a CDS encoding sugar ABC transporter ATP-binding protein, with translation MAPEPPLLTMSGITKLFPGVRALDGVDLEVQAGEVHCLLGQNGAGKSTLIKVLAGAHQPNDGEITWRGEKVQLKSPIAAMRLGIATIYQELDLVEDLSVAENVFLGHEPTSAGFIVRTGEGRAAAKALLARLGHPEIDPARHVGDLSAAQQQIVSMARALSHEVRLIVMDEPSAALDPDEVDNLFRIVEGLTADGVAVVYISHRLEEIRRIGDRVTVIKDGRTVAVGLPAADTPTRDIVAMMTGRDVAYVFPPRPEEPPAATAEPVLRVQGLSRKGEFAPVDLELRPGEIVGLAGLVGSGRSEILETIYGARKASTGTVTVAGKQLRPGSVRAAVAAGIGLAPEERKAQALLMTESVTRNVSVSSLSRFARIGWIDRGGERKAARSATRELQMRPDNPDAAVRTLSGGNQQKAVLARWLLRGCRVLLLDEPTRGVDVGARAELYAVIRRLADEGLAVLLVSSEVPEVLGLADRVLVLREGEVVHMAPAQELDEHRVLDLVMEGSPTP, from the coding sequence ATGGCACCAGAACCACCCCTGCTCACCATGTCCGGCATCACCAAGCTCTTCCCGGGCGTCCGCGCCCTGGACGGCGTCGACCTGGAGGTCCAGGCCGGCGAGGTCCACTGCCTCCTCGGCCAGAACGGCGCGGGCAAGTCCACCCTCATCAAGGTGCTCGCCGGAGCCCACCAGCCCAACGACGGCGAGATCACCTGGCGCGGCGAGAAGGTCCAGCTGAAGTCGCCGATCGCCGCCATGCGTCTGGGGATCGCCACCATCTACCAGGAACTCGACCTGGTCGAGGACCTCTCGGTCGCCGAGAACGTCTTCCTCGGCCACGAGCCGACGAGCGCCGGCTTCATCGTCCGTACGGGCGAGGGGCGCGCCGCCGCCAAGGCGCTGCTGGCCCGCCTCGGGCACCCGGAGATCGACCCCGCCCGGCACGTCGGCGACCTCTCCGCCGCCCAGCAGCAGATCGTCTCCATGGCGCGGGCCCTCTCCCACGAGGTCCGGCTCATCGTGATGGACGAGCCCTCCGCCGCCCTCGACCCCGACGAGGTCGACAACCTCTTCCGCATCGTCGAGGGCCTCACCGCCGACGGGGTGGCCGTCGTCTACATCTCGCACCGGCTGGAGGAGATCCGCCGCATCGGCGACCGGGTCACCGTCATCAAGGACGGCCGGACCGTGGCCGTCGGACTGCCCGCAGCGGACACCCCCACGCGCGACATCGTTGCCATGATGACCGGCCGCGACGTCGCCTATGTCTTCCCGCCGCGCCCCGAGGAGCCGCCCGCCGCCACCGCCGAACCGGTGCTCCGGGTCCAAGGCCTTTCCCGCAAGGGCGAGTTCGCACCGGTCGACCTCGAACTGCGGCCCGGTGAGATCGTCGGCCTCGCCGGACTCGTCGGCTCGGGGCGCTCCGAGATCCTGGAGACGATCTACGGGGCCCGCAAGGCGAGCACCGGCACCGTCACCGTCGCGGGCAAGCAGCTCCGCCCCGGCAGCGTCCGCGCCGCCGTCGCCGCCGGGATCGGCCTCGCCCCCGAGGAACGCAAGGCGCAGGCCCTGCTGATGACCGAATCGGTCACCCGTAACGTCTCCGTCTCCTCCCTCTCCCGCTTCGCCCGGATCGGCTGGATCGACCGGGGCGGGGAGCGGAAGGCGGCACGGAGCGCCACCCGCGAACTGCAGATGCGGCCCGACAACCCGGACGCCGCCGTCCGCACCCTCTCCGGCGGCAACCAGCAGAAAGCCGTCCTCGCCCGCTGGCTGCTGCGCGGCTGCCGGGTCCTGCTGCTGGACGAACCCACCCGTGGCGTCGACGTCGGCGCCCGCGCCGAGCTCTACGCCGTGATCCGCCGGCTGGCCGACGAAGGCCTCGCCGTCCTGCTCGTCTCCAGCGAAGTGCCCGAAGTCCTGGGCCTCGCCGACCGGGTGCTGGTCCTCCGCGAGGGCGAAGTGGTCCACATGGCCCCCGCCCAGGAGCTCGACGAGCACCGCGTACTCGACCTCGTGATGGAAGGGAGCCCGACGCCATGA
- a CDS encoding ABC transporter permease, which yields MTQPAPSAQHNGPDKGTIAAPSDTPPSKSGGGMPALGLRLDVRILSLLGVLAVLVLVGGITEPDAFLDTGNLQLILTQASVIGVVTVGMTFVIISGGIDLSVGAMVALASVWATTLATQEYGFAGIAFTAVLVGLVAGLVNGVLIAYGNMVPFIATLAMLASARGLALQITDGKTQIVTVDSVLDLGLPDSYILGIPPLVIMFAVVTIIGWLILNRTTFGRRTVAVGGNAEAARLAGIDVRRQRLYLYLLSGLCCGIAAFMLIVLAGSGQNTNGNLYELDAIAAAIIGGTLLSGGRGTIVGSVLGVLIFTTITNIFALNNLQSDVQQIAKGAIIVAAVLVQGRTMRGRET from the coding sequence ATGACACAGCCCGCCCCGTCGGCGCAGCACAACGGGCCGGACAAGGGGACCATCGCGGCCCCCTCCGACACGCCGCCCTCGAAGTCGGGCGGTGGCATGCCGGCCCTCGGACTGCGGCTCGACGTCCGGATCCTGTCCCTGCTCGGCGTCCTCGCCGTGCTGGTCCTGGTCGGCGGCATCACCGAACCGGACGCCTTCCTGGACACCGGCAACCTCCAGCTGATCCTGACCCAGGCGTCCGTCATCGGCGTCGTCACCGTCGGCATGACCTTCGTCATCATCAGCGGCGGCATCGACCTCTCCGTCGGGGCGATGGTCGCCCTGGCCTCGGTGTGGGCGACGACCCTGGCCACGCAGGAGTACGGCTTCGCGGGCATCGCGTTCACCGCGGTGCTCGTCGGCCTCGTCGCGGGACTCGTGAACGGCGTCCTCATCGCCTACGGCAACATGGTCCCGTTCATCGCGACGCTGGCGATGCTCGCGTCGGCCCGCGGACTCGCCCTCCAGATCACCGACGGCAAGACTCAGATCGTCACCGTCGACTCGGTCCTCGACCTCGGCCTGCCCGACTCCTACATCCTCGGGATCCCGCCCCTGGTCATCATGTTCGCGGTGGTCACGATCATCGGCTGGCTCATCCTCAACCGGACCACCTTCGGCCGCCGAACGGTCGCCGTCGGCGGCAACGCGGAGGCGGCCCGGCTCGCCGGGATCGACGTCCGCCGCCAGCGCCTCTACCTCTACCTGCTGTCCGGGCTCTGCTGCGGCATCGCCGCCTTCATGCTGATCGTGCTGGCCGGCTCCGGTCAGAACACCAACGGCAACCTGTACGAGCTCGACGCCATCGCCGCCGCGATCATCGGCGGAACCCTGCTCAGCGGCGGCCGGGGCACCATCGTCGGCTCCGTCCTCGGCGTCCTGATCTTCACCACGATCACCAACATCTTCGCGCTCAACAACCTCCAGAGCGACGTCCAGCAGATCGCCAAGGGCGCCATCATCGTCGCCGCCGTCCTCGTCCAGGGCCGCACCATGCGCGGCCGGGAGACCTGA
- a CDS encoding substrate-binding domain-containing protein, with translation MPETSRRGLLFGTAAVSAGALLTACTSNEPKKTEPAGNSAPADDKPGKAVTIGFAGPQADHGWLNAINVNAKSRAETYSDVTLEITEGSNDTAAQIGQVKTLINKKVDVLVILPADGKALTQVGLEAMKAGIPVVNLDRIFASPQAYRCWVGGDNYGMGLNAGHYIGEQLKDKPNAKVVELAGIDNLELTQQRSQGFADALKNYSNIKLVARQAADFTVESGQAKMAQLLQAQKQFDALWNHDDDQGVGALRAIKQAGRDEFIMVGGAGAKSAMDAIKADNSVIKATVLYPPTMAASAIDLARALGQSKGISGLSEMEIPTSLTLYSAVVTKDNIDQYLPTGFN, from the coding sequence ATGCCAGAAACCAGCCGCAGAGGACTGCTGTTCGGAACCGCCGCAGTCTCCGCGGGCGCGCTCCTCACCGCCTGTACCAGCAACGAGCCCAAGAAGACCGAGCCCGCCGGCAACAGCGCCCCCGCCGACGACAAGCCCGGCAAGGCCGTCACCATCGGGTTCGCCGGACCGCAGGCCGACCACGGCTGGCTGAACGCGATCAACGTGAACGCCAAGTCCCGTGCGGAGACGTATTCCGACGTCACCCTGGAGATCACCGAGGGCTCCAACGACACCGCCGCCCAGATCGGCCAGGTCAAGACCCTCATCAACAAGAAGGTCGACGTCCTCGTCATCCTCCCCGCCGACGGCAAGGCGCTCACCCAGGTCGGACTGGAAGCGATGAAGGCGGGCATCCCCGTCGTCAACCTGGACCGCATCTTCGCCTCCCCGCAGGCGTACCGCTGCTGGGTCGGCGGCGACAACTACGGCATGGGCCTCAACGCCGGGCACTACATCGGCGAACAGCTGAAGGACAAGCCGAACGCCAAGGTCGTCGAGCTCGCCGGGATCGACAACCTGGAGCTGACCCAGCAGCGCAGCCAGGGCTTCGCCGACGCCCTCAAGAACTACTCCAACATCAAGCTGGTGGCCCGTCAGGCAGCCGACTTCACCGTCGAGTCCGGCCAGGCCAAGATGGCGCAACTCCTGCAGGCGCAGAAGCAGTTCGACGCCCTGTGGAACCACGACGACGACCAGGGCGTCGGTGCGCTCCGCGCCATCAAGCAGGCGGGCCGCGACGAGTTCATCATGGTCGGTGGCGCCGGCGCCAAGTCCGCGATGGACGCCATCAAGGCCGACAACTCGGTCATCAAGGCGACCGTCCTCTACCCGCCGACGATGGCCGCGTCCGCGATCGACCTGGCGCGGGCGCTCGGCCAGTCCAAGGGCATCAGCGGACTCTCCGAGATGGAGATCCCGACCTCCCTGACCCTGTACTCCGCGGTCGTGACCAAGGACAACATCGACCAGTACCTGCCGACGGGCTTCAACTGA